The following coding sequences lie in one Spirosoma sp. KUDC1026 genomic window:
- a CDS encoding GNAT family N-acetyltransferase has translation MNVSLQPTTKADLNRLMPLMAEFYYYFDYPFDEPKHRVMVADFLANPHLGSIWLIRLDDQDAGYLALTNSFIFEFGGREARVDELYVREAYRRSGLGRFALEQIQQKAPQLGLVSVTMQVEKYNDRARKLYESLGFVDLERATLSWFPTKS, from the coding sequence ATGAACGTATCGTTACAACCGACAACAAAGGCTGACCTGAACCGCCTGATGCCGCTGATGGCAGAGTTTTATTACTACTTCGATTACCCATTCGACGAACCGAAACATCGAGTTATGGTCGCTGATTTTCTGGCTAATCCACACCTGGGATCAATCTGGCTGATTCGTCTCGATGATCAGGATGCGGGCTACCTAGCACTGACCAACAGCTTCATTTTTGAGTTTGGTGGACGGGAAGCGCGGGTTGATGAATTGTACGTTCGGGAAGCTTATCGACGTTCAGGCTTGGGCCGGTTTGCGCTGGAACAGATTCAGCAAAAAGCCCCTCAACTGGGACTAGTATCCGTAACCATGCAGGTTGAGAAATACAATGACCGGGCCCGAAAGCTCTACGAATCACTGGGCTTCGTTGATCTGGAGCGGGCAACGCTCAGCTGGTTTCCGACGAAGTCATAA
- a CDS encoding DUF6438 domain-containing protein: MAIHLLWNPAVLFINGVSTSFMNNPATHYVSLIKTLLLALLITGCSNHHNSSYLSATWIGDSLEAMWIGDVADTSARQHQLSNAQGMTLSVSLRTDSTLLEFRTPVSVLKKHAPAGSFKQYTLAISQQTDRSLTLIPVSDEACAFFGNKHRLVFRKQSLVIDSEIRFEKIIFHTTECFGTCSVFHLEIDSASRFRQHTEVRYRQANCYSTREGYFTGTMPNNTYQKLMTAIRTSHLRQLTSDSDDMLCCDAPIGTIILYANGQRTSFRSMFPPIVVQNLVNVLYQIAREQAGTRTSTPFVLEGWNGKPSTDLGNVVDQ, from the coding sequence ATGGCTATCCATTTGCTGTGGAATCCGGCCGTGCTGTTCATCAATGGGGTATCTACGTCTTTTATGAACAACCCTGCTACCCATTACGTCTCTTTGATCAAAACATTATTGTTAGCACTGCTCATTACAGGCTGCTCGAACCACCATAACTCCTCCTATTTATCAGCAACCTGGATCGGTGATAGTCTTGAAGCCATGTGGATAGGCGATGTGGCCGACACCAGCGCCCGGCAACACCAGCTTTCCAACGCGCAGGGCATGACATTATCTGTTTCGCTACGTACTGACAGTACTTTACTGGAGTTTCGAACGCCCGTCTCGGTGCTAAAAAAACATGCTCCGGCGGGTTCGTTTAAGCAGTACACGCTGGCAATTAGTCAACAGACCGACCGTTCGCTGACGCTTATTCCCGTCTCAGACGAAGCCTGCGCCTTTTTTGGCAATAAGCACAGGTTAGTTTTTCGAAAGCAGTCGTTGGTTATCGATAGTGAGATCCGTTTCGAAAAAATCATTTTCCACACGACTGAATGTTTCGGTACCTGTTCGGTTTTTCATCTGGAGATCGACAGCGCCAGCCGGTTCAGGCAGCATACCGAAGTTCGGTACAGACAAGCCAACTGCTACTCCACCCGGGAAGGATACTTTACGGGTACTATGCCAAATAATACGTACCAAAAGCTCATGACGGCCATCAGAACGAGCCACCTGCGCCAGCTTACCTCCGACTCCGACGACATGCTGTGTTGCGACGCGCCCATTGGCACGATCATTCTTTACGCTAACGGCCAGCGTACATCGTTCCGATCCATGTTTCCTCCGATCGTCGTCCAGAATCTGGTCAATGTTCTATATCAGATTGCCAGAGAGCAAGCGGGAACGCGCACCAGTACACCATTCGTTCTCGAAGGCTGGAATGGCAAACCTTCCACCGATCTGGGTAACGTTGTAGACCAATAA